The following are encoded together in the Proteiniphilum saccharofermentans genome:
- a CDS encoding SIR2 family NAD-dependent protein deacylase, with amino-acid sequence MKKKLVVLTGAGMSAESGIATFRDSGGLWEQYPVEQVATPEGFEANPELVLNFYNMRRRELMKAKPNAGHYELAGMEKDFDLHIITQNIDNLHEQAGSTKVLHLHGELMKARSTGDDSLIYDIDPEHIDIHLGDTCEKGFQLRPHIVWFGEAVPMIPEAEKICNRADIFVIIGTSMNVYPAAGLLHDVRKNVPVYLIDPKDVYTSRYDIHHIQKGASEGVKELRQLLR; translated from the coding sequence ATGAAGAAAAAACTGGTCGTACTTACAGGAGCCGGTATGAGTGCGGAAAGCGGCATTGCCACTTTCCGCGACTCGGGAGGTTTATGGGAACAATACCCGGTAGAACAAGTGGCCACACCCGAAGGATTTGAAGCGAATCCCGAATTAGTCCTGAACTTCTACAATATGCGTCGTCGTGAACTAATGAAAGCCAAACCCAACGCAGGGCATTATGAACTGGCAGGGATGGAAAAGGATTTTGACCTGCACATCATCACCCAAAACATCGACAACCTTCATGAACAGGCCGGCAGCACAAAAGTATTGCATCTGCACGGCGAGCTGATGAAAGCTCGTTCCACCGGAGATGATTCGCTCATCTACGACATAGATCCGGAACATATAGACATCCATTTGGGAGACACTTGCGAGAAAGGGTTCCAGTTACGACCACATATCGTCTGGTTTGGCGAAGCGGTTCCCATGATCCCTGAAGCCGAAAAAATTTGTAACCGGGCCGATATCTTCGTCATCATCGGCACCTCCATGAACGTGTATCCGGCAGCGGGGCTACTCCATGACGTGAGAAAAAATGTGCCGGTATATTTAATTGATCCGAAGGATGTGTATACCAGTCGTTATGATATCCATCATATTCAAAAAGGAGCGTCGGAAGGAGTCAAAGAATTAAGACAACTGCTACGGTAA
- a CDS encoding helix-turn-helix domain-containing protein, whose amino-acid sequence MLTDVVSCTFTFSDGLKSRVTSSPDNEIVLVKLIPRSSKSKRFEDSVLSNYSSAKNMYELAGLCGYDCIKTFTRHFKKCFGQTPYQWMLDRKMEEINSLVVNSDMSITDIAAMYNFKNISHLISLYTKRYGIPPRKSRLQDIP is encoded by the coding sequence TTGCTGACGGATGTAGTATCATGCACGTTTACTTTCTCGGACGGACTAAAAAGCAGAGTTACCTCGTCGCCCGATAATGAGATCGTACTTGTAAAACTGATCCCGCGTTCTTCAAAATCAAAACGCTTTGAGGATAGTGTGTTAAGTAATTACTCTTCTGCAAAAAATATGTATGAACTGGCGGGACTTTGTGGTTATGATTGCATAAAAACTTTCACACGTCATTTTAAGAAGTGTTTCGGACAAACGCCTTATCAATGGATGTTAGACAGGAAAATGGAAGAAATCAACTCATTAGTGGTCAATTCGGATATGAGCATTACAGATATAGCCGCCATGTACAACTTCAAGAATATATCGCATTTGATAAGCCTATATACCAAACGTTACGGTATTCCACCCCGTAAAAGCAGATTACAGGATATTCCCTGA
- a CDS encoding FKBP-type peptidyl-prolyl cis-trans isomerase has product MDKLSYALGMSMASNLMNSGLKQIDVESFVKAFTEIMTNATPSMSPQEANQVIQGYFSKMQDEMLENNLREGQAFLEENSKKEGVVTLPSGLQYEVLQEGEGAKPKATDKVKCHYHGTLLNGQVFDSSVQRGQPAVFGVDQVIKGWVEALQLMSVGSKWRLYIPSGLAYGAQGAGNSIEPNSTLIFDVELLGIE; this is encoded by the coding sequence ATGGACAAATTAAGTTACGCGTTAGGGATGAGTATGGCTTCGAATCTGATGAATTCAGGGTTAAAGCAAATTGATGTGGAATCATTTGTGAAAGCCTTCACTGAGATTATGACCAATGCTACCCCCTCTATGAGCCCTCAGGAGGCAAACCAGGTTATTCAGGGCTATTTTAGCAAGATGCAGGACGAGATGCTGGAGAACAACCTTAGGGAAGGTCAGGCGTTTTTAGAAGAGAACAGTAAAAAAGAGGGTGTCGTTACGCTTCCCAGCGGGTTGCAGTATGAGGTGCTTCAGGAAGGAGAAGGAGCTAAGCCTAAAGCTACCGACAAGGTAAAATGTCACTACCATGGAACATTATTAAACGGTCAGGTTTTTGATAGTTCAGTGCAGAGAGGCCAGCCAGCTGTTTTTGGTGTAGATCAGGTAATCAAAGGATGGGTGGAAGCGCTTCAGTTGATGTCAGTAGGCTCCAAGTGGAGACTCTATATTCCGTCCGGACTTGCTTACGGTGCACAGGGAGCGGGAAATTCCATTGAACCCAATTCCACTCTTATTTTTGATGTCGAGTTATTGGGTATAGAGTAA
- a CDS encoding FKBP-type peptidyl-prolyl cis-trans isomerase: MKKTILGTFCAMTMLTVLMVSCGGASTPKTSLKNSVDSVSYAYGVSMAEQGLVQYLEQQGVLQSASNIEYDYQMRIAAADSTQKAVLQKEMAAKIDSVNKINAPRLNEFIKGLKAAMNLEEKSPYAQGLSIGVQFSQMMLPQFNSMLFGSDSTQKVDNDQIMAGLISVLKNQQLAISTMDASALVQKKMEEAQAAEQARQEEELKVQYADSIAAGDAYLAENAKREGVVTLPSGLQYEVLKEGNGAIPTDTDRVKVHYHGTLINGTVFDSSVNRGEPSTFGVTQVIAGWTEALKLMPVGSKWRLYVPYDLAYGAQDRGTIKPFSNLIFDVELLGIE, translated from the coding sequence ATGAAGAAAACAATTTTAGGCACATTTTGTGCCATGACTATGCTTACAGTGTTGATGGTCTCCTGTGGAGGAGCCTCTACGCCGAAGACATCCCTGAAAAATTCTGTGGACAGTGTTTCTTACGCTTATGGCGTGAGTATGGCTGAGCAGGGATTGGTGCAATACCTCGAACAGCAAGGAGTATTGCAAAGTGCATCCAACATCGAATACGATTATCAGATGAGGATTGCTGCTGCCGATTCTACCCAAAAGGCAGTATTACAAAAAGAGATGGCCGCAAAGATCGACTCAGTGAACAAGATCAATGCTCCCCGCCTTAATGAATTTATCAAAGGGTTAAAAGCGGCAATGAATCTTGAGGAAAAATCTCCTTATGCCCAGGGGTTAAGTATTGGAGTACAGTTTTCCCAGATGATGCTTCCTCAATTCAACTCGATGCTTTTCGGATCCGACTCCACACAAAAAGTGGATAACGACCAGATTATGGCCGGATTGATCTCCGTGTTGAAAAATCAACAGTTGGCTATCAGCACGATGGATGCCAGCGCGTTAGTGCAGAAAAAGATGGAAGAAGCGCAGGCTGCAGAACAAGCCCGGCAGGAAGAAGAGCTTAAGGTGCAGTATGCCGATAGTATTGCTGCCGGAGATGCTTACCTGGCCGAGAATGCCAAGAGGGAAGGGGTGGTTACCTTGCCCAGCGGGTTGCAGTATGAGGTGCTGAAGGAAGGAAATGGCGCCATCCCTACCGATACCGACCGTGTGAAGGTACATTATCATGGGACATTGATCAATGGTACTGTGTTTGACAGTAGTGTAAACAGAGGAGAACCCTCTACATTTGGCGTGACCCAGGTAATTGCCGGTTGGACGGAAGCATTGAAACTGATGCCCGTGGGATCGAAATGGAGATTATATGTTCCCTATGATCTGGCTTACGGAGCGCAGGATCGCGGTACTATCAAACCATTTTCTAATCTTATTTTCGACGTAGAATTACTGGGAATAGAGTAA
- a CDS encoding thymidine kinase yields MYNENKLNETARTGRIEVICGSMFSGKTEELLRRLRRAQFARQTVEIFKPAIDTRYSEEEVVSHDKNAILSTPVEHSSNVLLLSSGAEVIGIDEAQFFDMGLVDVCQNLADQGIRVIIAGLDMDFKRIPFGPMPGLCAIADDVIKVHAICVRCGNLANYSHRLVKNDKQVMLGETDEYQPLCRKCYLEVKSEK; encoded by the coding sequence ATGTATAACGAAAACAAACTAAACGAAACAGCACGCACCGGACGTATCGAAGTTATTTGCGGATCGATGTTCTCCGGTAAAACCGAGGAATTACTGCGCAGATTACGCCGAGCCCAGTTTGCACGTCAAACGGTAGAAATCTTTAAACCCGCCATTGATACCCGCTATTCCGAAGAGGAGGTAGTATCGCACGATAAAAACGCCATTCTCTCCACCCCTGTGGAACACTCCAGCAATGTCTTACTTCTCTCCTCGGGAGCGGAAGTGATAGGGATCGATGAGGCACAGTTCTTCGACATGGGATTAGTGGATGTGTGCCAGAATCTGGCCGACCAGGGGATCAGGGTGATCATTGCCGGGCTCGACATGGATTTCAAACGTATTCCCTTCGGCCCGATGCCGGGATTGTGCGCCATTGCCGATGATGTAATAAAAGTACATGCCATTTGCGTGCGTTGCGGTAACCTGGCGAACTATTCGCACCGGTTGGTAAAAAACGATAAACAGGTGATGTTAGGCGAGACCGACGAATACCAACCTCTCTGCAGAAAATGCTATCTAGAAGTGAAAAGTGAAAAGTGA
- the mutS gene encoding DNA mismatch repair protein MutS, with protein MMKQYVEIKTQHPDAILLFRVGDFYETFSDDAVVASEILGITLTRRANGTAQFVELAGFPHHALDTYLPKLVRAGKRVAICDQLEDPKMTKKLVKRGITELVTPGVSINDNILNHKENNFLCAMHMEKGNRFGTAFLDISTGEFLTAEGTVDDIDKLLSNFAPKEILIERGNKKKFEEAFGSQWFLFELDDWIFTESSARDRLLSHFQTKNLKGFGIEQLTQGIIASGAILHYLDITQHKHIGHITSLLRIEEERFVRLDRFTIRNLELINPLNEGGKSLLNVLDKTISPMGSRLLRRWAVFPLKEAKPIEDRLEVVELFFRKPELRILLEQQLSLIGDLERIISKAATGRVNPREVAQLRVALTAIEPIREAFLSSENQSIVEMGEKLDPCLAIRDRIEKEIVPDPPTLLHKGGYIRKGVDKELDELRQIAYSGKDYLMQIQQRESERTGIPSLKVAFNNVFGYYIEVRNTHKDKVPADWIRKQTLVNAERYITAELKEYEEKILGAEEKIISLENRIYSSLVESLLEYIPAIQTNANIIARADCLLSFANAAQENKYIRPEINDSEIIDIKSGRHPVIEKQLPAGEPFIANDLYLDSETQQIIIITGPNMAGKSALLRQIALITLMAQIGSFVPADSAKIGLVDKIFTRVGASDNISLGESTFMVEMNEAANILNNLSDRSLVLFDELGRGTSTYDGISIAWAIVEYIHENPKARAKTLFATHYHELNEMEKSFKRIKNYNVAVKEIDNKVIFLRKLMPGGSEHSFGIHVAKMAGVPQSITNRADAILAQMESSNRKEMIKKPIQDFVEKREGYQLSFFQLDDPILSQVRDEIINLDINNLTPIEALNKLNEIKKIVKGK; from the coding sequence ATGATGAAGCAGTACGTTGAGATAAAAACACAACATCCCGACGCTATATTGCTGTTTCGTGTAGGTGATTTTTATGAGACATTTTCGGATGATGCCGTCGTGGCTTCAGAAATACTGGGTATTACACTTACACGAAGGGCAAACGGTACGGCGCAGTTTGTGGAACTGGCAGGTTTTCCTCATCACGCTCTGGATACCTACCTGCCCAAACTAGTGCGTGCAGGCAAACGGGTGGCTATCTGCGACCAATTGGAAGATCCAAAGATGACCAAGAAACTGGTGAAGCGGGGAATTACGGAATTAGTCACTCCTGGGGTCTCTATCAACGATAACATATTGAACCACAAAGAAAACAATTTTCTTTGTGCAATGCATATGGAAAAAGGGAATCGGTTCGGGACTGCTTTTCTCGATATTTCTACCGGTGAATTCCTCACTGCTGAAGGGACAGTGGATGATATTGATAAGCTTCTTTCCAACTTTGCTCCGAAAGAGATACTAATTGAACGGGGCAATAAAAAGAAGTTTGAAGAAGCCTTCGGTTCTCAATGGTTCCTTTTTGAACTGGACGACTGGATTTTTACTGAAAGCAGTGCCCGTGACAGATTACTTTCCCATTTTCAGACAAAAAATCTGAAAGGCTTCGGAATAGAGCAGCTTACACAAGGAATTATCGCTTCGGGTGCCATACTCCACTATTTAGACATCACACAGCACAAGCACATTGGCCATATAACCTCCCTGTTACGTATTGAAGAGGAACGTTTTGTAAGACTCGACAGATTCACCATACGCAACCTGGAACTGATCAACCCTCTCAACGAAGGAGGAAAAAGCCTTCTCAACGTGCTCGACAAGACTATCTCTCCCATGGGGTCGCGACTATTACGACGGTGGGCGGTATTTCCCCTCAAGGAGGCTAAACCCATCGAGGACCGCCTGGAGGTAGTAGAACTCTTTTTCCGTAAGCCGGAGTTGAGAATATTGCTTGAACAGCAACTCTCACTCATAGGCGATTTGGAACGGATCATCTCTAAAGCTGCCACGGGAAGGGTCAATCCGAGGGAAGTAGCGCAATTGAGAGTAGCGCTCACTGCCATCGAGCCAATCAGGGAAGCTTTCCTCTCATCCGAGAACCAAAGTATTGTAGAGATGGGGGAGAAACTCGACCCCTGCCTCGCGATCCGGGATCGTATTGAAAAAGAGATTGTCCCTGACCCACCAACCTTGCTACATAAGGGTGGATATATAAGGAAGGGTGTGGACAAAGAGTTGGACGAACTGCGCCAGATCGCCTATTCAGGTAAAGATTACCTGATGCAAATCCAGCAACGAGAGAGTGAAAGGACCGGTATACCATCGCTAAAAGTAGCTTTTAACAATGTATTCGGCTATTATATAGAGGTACGCAACACACATAAAGACAAAGTCCCGGCTGACTGGATACGCAAACAGACACTAGTAAACGCCGAACGGTATATCACGGCAGAACTGAAAGAATATGAAGAGAAGATCCTGGGAGCCGAAGAGAAAATTATCTCACTTGAGAACCGTATTTACTCCTCATTGGTTGAAAGCCTGCTTGAATATATTCCCGCTATCCAGACCAATGCTAACATAATTGCCCGGGCCGATTGCCTTCTCTCCTTCGCCAACGCAGCACAAGAAAACAAGTATATCCGGCCGGAAATCAACGACTCCGAAATCATCGACATAAAAAGCGGGCGCCATCCGGTAATCGAGAAGCAACTCCCTGCCGGAGAACCGTTTATTGCAAACGACCTTTATTTGGATAGTGAAACCCAACAGATCATCATCATCACCGGGCCCAATATGGCGGGAAAATCGGCACTCCTCCGCCAGATTGCACTCATTACATTGATGGCACAGATAGGATCATTTGTACCGGCCGATTCCGCAAAGATCGGACTGGTAGATAAGATATTTACCAGGGTAGGCGCATCGGACAACATCTCACTAGGTGAATCCACTTTTATGGTAGAGATGAACGAAGCGGCGAATATCCTTAACAACTTGTCGGATCGCAGCTTGGTCCTTTTTGATGAACTGGGACGGGGTACAAGCACCTACGACGGTATCTCTATCGCCTGGGCGATAGTGGAATATATACACGAAAATCCGAAAGCACGTGCCAAGACACTCTTCGCTACGCATTATCACGAACTGAATGAGATGGAGAAATCGTTCAAACGCATTAAAAATTATAATGTGGCGGTAAAGGAGATCGATAACAAGGTGATCTTCCTGCGTAAATTGATGCCGGGCGGAAGTGAGCACAGCTTCGGTATCCATGTGGCAAAAATGGCCGGTGTTCCACAAAGTATTACCAACCGGGCGGATGCGATCCTTGCCCAGATGGAATCCTCCAACCGGAAAGAGATGATCAAAAAGCCCATTCAGGATTTTGTGGAAAAACGGGAAGGCTACCAGTTGAGTTTCTTCCAACTGGATGACCCAATCCTCAGCCAGGTGCGTGACGAGATCATCAACCTCGATATAAACAACCTAACCCCCATCGAGGCACTCAACAAACTAAACGAGATCAAGAAAATTGTCAAAGGAAAATAA
- a CDS encoding IS1595 family transposase has product MNILDFAINYPDEESCRKKFKEQRDQMGVTCRHCNCKEHYWLENKQAYECKRCRARQTLRSGTVMQHSNLPYRYWFVAMHLLTATKGSFSAAELQRQLGHKRYQPIWEMVNKLRDVMGKRDDEYTLEGAIELDDAFFSTEISLQERDKPLKRGRGSQKKTKVLVMAESKTVENPKPGKKPKKVRYLKMKVINDLKAGTITRNVKEHVESTADLTTDDSTSYTKLKEHVHSHTASVIPHEDLSNVLPWVHTAISNAKRQLLGVYYKIKPEYLQYYLNQFCYKFNRRYFGENQFERLLIAAVTYAPDFKSRIYNRNYCG; this is encoded by the coding sequence ATGAATATCCTGGATTTTGCTATAAATTACCCCGATGAGGAATCCTGTCGGAAAAAATTCAAAGAACAAAGAGACCAAATGGGAGTAACCTGTCGGCATTGCAATTGTAAAGAACATTATTGGCTGGAAAACAAGCAGGCCTATGAATGCAAGCGTTGTCGCGCACGCCAAACCTTGCGTTCAGGCACCGTCATGCAGCACTCCAACCTGCCTTACCGTTACTGGTTCGTGGCCATGCACCTGCTCACGGCGACCAAGGGCTCCTTTTCCGCGGCGGAGCTGCAGCGCCAGCTGGGGCACAAGCGTTACCAGCCCATATGGGAAATGGTCAATAAACTGCGTGACGTGATGGGCAAACGCGATGATGAGTACACCCTTGAGGGAGCCATCGAGTTGGACGACGCCTTCTTTTCCACCGAAATATCCCTTCAAGAGAGGGACAAACCGTTGAAGCGCGGCCGCGGGAGCCAAAAAAAGACCAAAGTGCTGGTAATGGCTGAAAGCAAAACCGTTGAAAACCCCAAACCGGGTAAGAAACCCAAGAAGGTCAGATACCTGAAGATGAAAGTCATCAACGACTTGAAAGCCGGTACAATTACAAGGAATGTCAAAGAGCACGTTGAAAGCACGGCGGACCTGACCACCGATGACTCAACTTCTTACACTAAATTGAAAGAGCATGTCCATTCACATACGGCATCCGTTATTCCACACGAGGATCTTTCCAATGTGCTGCCCTGGGTCCATACCGCGATCAGCAATGCCAAACGACAGCTCTTGGGCGTGTATTACAAGATAAAACCGGAATACTTGCAATATTATCTCAACCAGTTCTGTTATAAATTCAACAGGCGTTACTTCGGGGAAAACCAGTTTGAAAGACTGTTGATAGCCGCTGTAACGTATGCTCCTGATTTCAAGTCAAGAATTTACAATAGGAACTATTGCGGATAA